GAGTGAACCAGAGTGAAAGTGATTATACTGGAAGAAGTTAAGAAGCTTGGTAAAAAGGGCGATGTGATAGAAGTTTCCGAGGGTTATGCCCGAAATTTTTTACTGCCTAGAAAACTGGCTGTGGAAGCTACAGCAGTTAACGTAAATAGTATTAATCAGCAGAAGGCCTCGGAAGCGCGCAAGCGGCAGCAGGCAATTGACGAAGCAAAACTGATGGCGGCGCAGCTGAGTAAATTGACTGTTACAATTTCCGTCAAGACAGGCGAAGGCGGCAAGCTGTTTGGCTCAGTAACCGGAAAAGATATTGCCGATGCTTTGGCTGAGCAACATAATATTGAGCTGGATAAACGCAAGATTGAGATTAAGGATGCCATTAAGGGCCTTGGTACATATCCGGTTATTATTAAAGTTCACCCTGAGATAACTAGCCGGATAGAAGTTCACATTATCGCAGGTTAGAAAGAGGACAATAATTATGAAAGATTTTTTTAACAAATTTCTCCGCAAAGAACCGGCGGCAAGCAAGCTGACCGCTGATGATCAGTTAAAACGTCAGGTAGCCGCTGTTTATGGACTGTTGTCCGGGATATTGGGTTCGGAAAAAGTCGTTCTTAAAGCCGGCAAGCTGGACGCGCTGGAACTGATGCGTTCTGAAAGCGTGCCTGAGCGGGTCTTGGCTTTGCAAAAGCTGGTGTTTGAAGATCCGACCGTCGAGAAGGTGCCGAGCTATGAAGAAATACCGACCATTCTCGAGGAAATTGAGGAAGAAATAGCGGATTTGATGGCGCGACGGGCAGTCGAGGAAAAGATTGAGAAAAAGATTGTCGAAAAGATGGAAGAACGTCATCAGGAATATGTTAGAGAAATCAAAATGCAGGTACTCAAGGAAGAACAAAATGTGGAAAGTCCGCAAACCTTGAAAAAATTTGCCATGTTAGAAAAGCTTGAACAAAAGAAACTGACCAAATCACTGATGGAATTGCTGCGACCGGCCAGTCTGGCCGAAATTGTCGGCCAGGAGCGGGCGGTTGAGTCCCTGCGCGCTAAGCTGGCCTCGCCATACCCCCAGCATTTGATTGTCTATGGGCCGCCGGGGGTAGGTAAAACCACCGCAGCCCGCCTGGTGCTGGAAGAAGCCAAGCGGTTGCAATTTACGCCGTTTGCGGATGATTCTCCTTTTATTGAAGTGGATGGAACCACGTTGCGCTGGGATCCGCGGGATATGACCAATCCGCTGCTGGGGTCGGTTCATGATCCGATTTATCAGGGGGCCCGCAAGGATTTGGCTGAAACGGGCGTGCCCGAGCCCAAACCGGGCCTGGTGACCGATGCTCATGGCGGTATTTTGTTCATTGATGAGATTGGCGAAATGGACCCAATGCTGCAAAATAAGCTGCTTAAGGTTTTAGAAGACAAACGGGTTTCTTTTGATTCAACTTATTACGACTCAACCGACCCTAACGTTCCTAAATATATCAAGAAGTTGTTTGAAGAGGGCGCTCCGGCGGATTTTATTCTGATCGGCGCGACAACCCGCGATGCCGGAGATATTAATCCTGCCGTACGGTCGCGCTGCGCCGAAATATACTTTGAGCCGTTGACGCCAAAGCATATTGAGGAAATTGTCTATAATGCCGCTGT
This portion of the Dendrosporobacter quercicolus genome encodes:
- the rplI gene encoding 50S ribosomal protein L9, whose amino-acid sequence is MKVIILEEVKKLGKKGDVIEVSEGYARNFLLPRKLAVEATAVNVNSINQQKASEARKRQQAIDEAKLMAAQLSKLTVTISVKTGEGGKLFGSVTGKDIADALAEQHNIELDKRKIEIKDAIKGLGTYPVIIKVHPEITSRIEVHIIAG
- the lonC gene encoding Lon family ATP-dependent protease, whose amino-acid sequence is MKDFFNKFLRKEPAASKLTADDQLKRQVAAVYGLLSGILGSEKVVLKAGKLDALELMRSESVPERVLALQKLVFEDPTVEKVPSYEEIPTILEEIEEEIADLMARRAVEEKIEKKIVEKMEERHQEYVREIKMQVLKEEQNVESPQTLKKFAMLEKLEQKKLTKSLMELLRPASLAEIVGQERAVESLRAKLASPYPQHLIVYGPPGVGKTTAARLVLEEAKRLQFTPFADDSPFIEVDGTTLRWDPRDMTNPLLGSVHDPIYQGARKDLAETGVPEPKPGLVTDAHGGILFIDEIGEMDPMLQNKLLKVLEDKRVSFDSTYYDSTDPNVPKYIKKLFEEGAPADFILIGATTRDAGDINPAVRSRCAEIYFEPLTPKHIEEIVYNAAVKLEVNIDSDIPQLISEYTIEGRKAINILADAYGLALYRESEQSNQAITITKEDIYGVVRVSRLTPFVNQKASTALEVGKVFGLGVAGYLGSVLEIEAVAFPAPEKGKGRLRFNDTAGSMAKDSVFNAAAVVRKITGEDMNNYDIHINIIGGGRIDGPSAGTAILAVVISAITGRAIRQDVAVTGEISIQGKVKAVGGVFEKAYGARQAGITTLVIPAENEQDIAKGHLGLDIRPVKTAEQALAILFAGAEEASA